In Fluviicola sp., the sequence AATGAATGATTCGGAATACTTTTCTCCGTTCTTCGTTTGGATTACTAAGAAATAACGTCCGCTAGTCAATCCGGCTAATGAAAGTTTCGAGTCTTTTTTATCGGTATTGATCACGCGTTCTCCCAATTGTGAGTAAACCTGGATGCTGGAAGCATCTAACAGATCAAAGTTCTCGATAGTCAAATAATCCGTTGTCGGGTTCGGAGACAGGATGATTTTCTTCCCGTCAACTTCCAGTAAGCTCAAAGGATGTGAACCTTCAACCACCGTGATCGGCTCATTGATCGTTGGGTTGTTGATCTGGTCAACATGTCCGGAAGGCCATTTGATAAATAGCGAGTCAATCACCGTTGCAGTTCCCAAACCGAAGTGAGCATTCAACGTATTCATGTATCTGAAACCGTCACCGCTTCTGATGTCACGGATTTGTTTTCCCCATGAACCGTAAATCTCTACGCGTGCACCGATTCCATTGTAATTACTTTGAATTCCCTGAAGATTGATAGTAATCCAGTTATTCCCGTTCGGATTTGCCATATAAACCGTATTCCCGTTTCTTACATCCAGGAATCCGTCATTGTTCAAATCACCAACAGAACCACTTTGAAAGGCATAAACGATCGGGTAGAAGGTCATATCACCGTTTCCGAACATGATTTTGTTTCCGCCTCCCATTACGTCCGTATATCCGTCGTTATCGAAATCAAAAGAAACGTGTTCGATGCTTAAGCTCGTGTTTACATCCCATCCGGAACCGGAAGTAATGTCTGTAAATGTACCGTCTCCGTTGTTTTTCATCAGGAAGTGCCCGCCGTCATCTGTGGAACTTGCTCCAACCAACGCATCCATCCAACCGTCGTTGTTGTAATCATTCCATGCGGAAGACCATGACTGGCTTGGGTTTGCCATTCCGGCAGCTGTAGAAACGTCTGTGAAAACTCCACCACCGTCGTTGCGGTGCAATTCATCGATTTTCGCAGTGGAAGCACCTCCGCGGCACTTAGCAATGTATAAATCCTGGTCACCGTCGTTATCGTAATCCATCCAGATAGAGCCGTAGTTTCCTCCTTCCGGGTGATCACCCAATCCGCCTGTATGGAAAGTCAAATTCCCGCTTCCGTCATTGATGTAATAAACATTCGGATCGATATCGTGGCAGGAAAATGCATCCAGGTTCCCATCGTTGTTGATGTCCACGAAATTCGTGCGCTGACAGAATACGTATTCCGTACCGGAGATTTCCGTATAAGCCGTTCCTGTTGCATTTGCTTTCATAAATGTTACACCCGAACCGCTTCCGTAAAGCATATCGTTGAATCCGTTCTTATCGATATCCCCGATTGCCATACTCCAGGAAGGCTGGAACATAGTAGTGGAAGTAGGGATGTTTGTTGTAGTGAAAGAACCGTTGGTTTGCTGATACAGGATTTGTACGCTGGAAGAAGATACGGTCACGATATCATCCAAAAAGTCACCGTTCATGTCTGTTGTTGCCAAACCATAAGTTCCGCTAACTGTCGGGAATGTACTTGCGGTAAAAGTAATCGGAGGTGTCGGAGGCACAACGATCGGGCTTTCCGTTAGCTTAAAGCTGAACCCGTTGGAAGACCAGCGATTGTCAAAAGCAATGGTATAAGTTGTTCCGCTGGTTACGTTGAAAGTAGCCAAAGAAGTTAATCCGCTTCCGCTGTCATCGTCTCCGGTAACACAGGTAAGTGCCCCGCAAACTCCGGAGTAAACATGGAATCGGGTATCGGTTCCGTTTGAAGCCGGAAGGTCCGTGGTTAAAGTCACGGTATAATCATCGTTGGGAGTGTAGGTATACCACTCACCGGCAGTCTGGCCAGTACCGTTTGTAGTACAAACCAATGTTGGTACATCTGTCCCGTCAACAGCCGTAACTACATACGTGGTTGCCGGCATGATCGACAAAGCAGTAGCACAGGTGTTTTGAGCCTGGGAAATTGCCGGGATTCCCAGCAAAAGGAAAAAAGTAAAATTAATTTTCATAATCCTTGGTTTTTAAGTTCATAAATAGGGTATTAGTTGCAGGTTTGTTTCCAATTGATCCATTCTTCAAGAAGCTGTAAACCTTCTTCGTGAACGATGGTTCTGCCGAGTAGTGGCATGCGTTCGCTCGGAAGGGTAGATCCCAGTCGATAATACATCATCGAGCGGGCTTTGTCGCTTGGTTTAATGATATAGGCTAGAGTTGAATTGATAAATTCTTCCGGTTCCACACACAAACCTAAGTTAATGGCTTCATCGGTTTCTGAAAACGCCAGGCGCATCGGGCGGTAGGAGCAGTGTTTTCCTTCGGCGTGACAGTGCGCACAGTTGATGTCCACATAAGAACGAAAGCGTTCGTCAACAGTTTTCGTCTGGTCCATGTAATTGACTGTAGAGACGATATTTCCCGGAAGGTTATTCTGCAAATACCCGACAGCGATCAATTTTTGCAATTGATTTTGAGTGCCGCTTTCATAGGCATAATCGATATTCAGGTTCTGAGGTTTGATCCCGATCGGAATAGGCTCGTCGTTGAGTTTGTGACACGTATGACATTCCGTTTGGTTGGGAATGCGGTAAGCAGTGCTTTTCGGAGTTCCGTTCTGAAGCCAGCTGATATTGGTATAGCTTCCGTTCATATCCAGGTAAGCTTCTGTTTGTTCGGTGTTCCAGACGTAATTGGCAAAGATCCAACCCGAAGATTTCCGGATCATAATGCGTGTTTCGATAATGCGGGTATTTCCTGCGGGCTGCACATCGTCGTAGTAGAAGGTTTTGATCAAAGCAGCACCAACCGGAAGTTCCAGTACGTTGTGATCGCCATTGTAGGTTGCCTGAGTTCCGTTCGGCATCCAGATAAAGCGCTTTTTATGCGCATAATCCGTGAAAAGTCCTGAAGCAGGCTCGTAAGGAATCACTTTGTCGGCAGGTGTCTGATTTTTAAGATCACCCTGAAAAAAGCGGTAATCGGACAATTTGGGATACGGAACCGTTGTCAGGTCAACAGAAACTCCCGTATTTTCTTCCACGGGTGGATCGATGGGTTCTACTTTGGGTTTCTTTTTACAAGCGGGAACTGTAAAAAGCATCAAAACCAGCGCCGCTATGGCACAGGAAGAGATAATCAGTCGGTTCGAATCAGTTCTTTTTCGGTTCATAAAGCGTATTGTAGCTTTTACCTTTCGGTAAGTTTGGAAAAAGGTAGCATTTATTTTGAATAATCCTTCCTTTCCGTTAACAATTGTTTCACAATACTATAGAGTCCGGATTGATAAGAAACGTTGCTTTGAAACGAGTGTTTGTGAAAATTTTGTTGATTTATCAATACAGGAATAAATTCTTAACAAATTGATTCGGTGATTCCGGATTTGAATTACATCTGTTTGTTTCAAGGAGGCCCTGAGTGTCGGGACGAACGAACGCAGAGGAACACGCAGAGATATAATAACCTCTATCTGTCTGCCATATTGGCCTTTTTACAATTGAACCATTAGAAACCAAACCATAGGCTACATATTTTGGATAATGCTATGTGTTCTATGTGCACTATGTGGTTCACAAAAAATCCCTGATTCGTCTCAGCAAACCAGGGATTCAATGTATTTGAATGATAGATTATCCTACCAGGTCAACATTCAGGATATCGTCTGTTTTGGTTACTTTCAGTAATCCGTGTTTTGTCAATCCTTTGATACTGGTATCCCAGGCTTTGTTGCTCAGGTTTACCGATTCTTTCAAAGTCAGCAGGTTCATGCTTTTCTCGCGCTGCATGATATCGAAGATCAATTGCTCGTTTTCATTCAGTACCACTTTTACCACTTTCTCCGGGCGCATTTGCGGGAAGAACAATACTTCCTGGATAGAAGGATTATTGGTCAGATACATGATCAAACGGTCCATTCCGATTCCCAATCCGGATGTCGGTGGCATTCCGTATTCCAAAGCACGTAAGAAATCCTGGTCGATCAATCCGTTTGCTTCATCGTCTCCTTTTTCGGAAAGACGCACCTGGTCTTCGAAACGCTCGCGCTGATCGATCGGGTCATTCAACTCGGAATAAGCATTCGCGATTTCTTTTCCGCAGACCATCAATTCAAATCGTTCCGTCAGTTCCGGGTTGTCGCGGTGTGTTTTACACAATGGCGACATTTCTTTCGGATAATCCGTGATGAACGTCGGTTGGATGTAATTTCCTTCACATTTTTCCCCGAAAATCTCATCGATCAATTTTCCTTTCCCCATGGTTTCATCCACCTGAATTCCCATTCCTTTGGCAGCTGCCCGCAATTCATCTTCCGATTTACCGGCAATGTCAAAACCGGTGAAATCAATGATGGATTGACGCATGGTTACACGCTTGTACGGTGCTTTGAAGCTGATTTTGTGTTCACCGAACGTACATTCTGCTGTTCCGTTTACGGCTGTTGCACAATGTTCCAATAAACGCTCCGTGAAATCCATCATCCAGTTGTAATCTTTGTAAGAAACATAGATTTCCATGGCTGTAAATTCCGGATTGTGCGTTCTGTCCATTCCTTCGTTGCGGAAATTCTTCGAGAATTCATAAACTCCGTCAAATCCACCTACAATCAGTCTTTTCAGGTACAATTCGTTTGCGATACGCATGTACAAAGGAATATCCAGCGCATTGTGGTGCGTAATGAACGGCCTTGCAGAAGCTCCTCCGGGAATTGCCTGCAAAATCGGTGTTTCAACTTCCATATAACCGGCATCGTTGAAGAAATTACGCATCGCTGAAAACAATTTCGTGCGTTTTACGAACACTTCTTTCACCTGCGGATTTACCACTAAATCAACATAGCGCTGACGGTAACGCAATTCCGGGTCAGTAAATGCATCATGTACGTTTCCTTCGGCATCCGTTTTAGGAAGCGGAAGCGGTTTCAGGGATTTGCTCAACAACTGGAATTCTTTCACATTTACGGAAACTTCTCCCACTTGCGTTTTGAACACTTCTCCTTTGATCCCGATGAAATCACCCAGGTCCAGCCACTTTTTGAACAGGTCGTTGTAAAGCATTTTGTCTTCTCCCGGACAAATTTCGTCGCGGTTGAAATACACTTGTATCCTTCCTTCGGAATCTTGTAATTCAGCAAAAGAAGCCTTTCCCATTACACGCTGACTCATCATTCTACCTGCCAGGCAAACGATCTTTCCTTCTTCAAAATTGTTCTTGATAGAAGCGGAATAATCGGTTACCGGGTAAAGTGCAGCAGGATAAGGATCGATCCCCGCATCGCGTAAGTGTTGCAACGTTTGTCGTCGCTGGATTTCTTGTTCTGATAATTCTTGTGACATTTTTTTGATGTTAAGACCTCAGGATTTAAGATTTCAGGACCTTAATCCGAGGTTCTATTTTAATAGTTAGTATTTAATTTAATAATGTTTGAACCTGACATCACCAATGCGGACAGCTATCACAGCCATTCTTGGTTTTGATGTAGAACATCAGTCCCAAAGATACATTGTAGGAAGCTAATCCGAAAGCTTGTTTTGCACGTTGGTTTCGATCTGCCGGCCGGGTTTTCACTCCGGGAAGATGAGCAAAGGCCAATCCGCCTTCCGCCTGGATGAATACATGCTTGAAAAATTCGAGACGGGCGCTGGCATTTGCACCGATTCCATAACCGGAAAGTGCTGTCGAACGATTTGTCTGCTGGTTTGCAAAGTAAAAATTCGTTGTCGTCAGCATCGGGCCGATGTTCAAACCAACATTCCCGGTAACTGCAAACTGTCTTCTGTCTCCCAGTTCCAACAAGTCGAATGAACGCATCAATTCGATTCTCAAATAATTCAATCCTCCCGAATGCTCATAATGCAATTGGGCCGGATCTATCAACAAACTTTCCTGCGTGTAATTTCCTTCCCAGGTAGAATCCGCCCCATAATCGAAATGACCGTCCAACGTGACTTCCTTGTTGTGCGCCATCACGTAATTGAAATGGTCTACACCAACAGACAAGGCCCATTTTTCCGTGAAATAATATCCGATCCGGAAGTTGTATTGCGGAATCGTCATATTCATCGGATTCAAATACAGGTTTGCCCCGAATTTCGGTTGCCTGTCCGTTGCTCTTACACCGCTGAGCTTGAAATCATAGTTCGAGCCTAGGAAATGGATCGTCGACGGTGTGTACGCAGTTCGATTATAGCCCCAATAGAAGAAAAGTGTACCGGCATTGGTACTTCTCTTCCGTTGATGCTTTCGGATCTGTGCATCAGCCGGGGTGGCAATCACTGCTAAAAGGAAAAGGAATAACAGCTTTTTGTGCATGTTGATTTATTTAGTCATTTTAAGAAAGCTCACTTCTTTCTCCGTTAAATGGCGGTAATAACCTCTTGGCAAATCTTTCTTCGTCAAGCTTGCAAATTGAACGCGGTCCAATTTTACCACTTCGTATCCCAGTTTTTCAAACATACGGCGTACGATGCGGTTTTTCCCGGAATGGATCTCAATCCCGACTTCACGGCCGGATTTTCCGTCTGTAACGTATTCTGCCTTATCTGCCTGGATGCGTCCGTCTTCCAGTTCGATTCCGCGCATCAATAATTCCAAATGTTCTTTTTGAACCGGTTTATCGGTTTCCACGTGGTAAATCTTGGTAGCCTCATAACGCGGGTGAGTCAGCTTTTTAGCCATGTCCCCGTCGTTTGTGAACAGCAACAACCCGGTTGTGTCGCGGTCTAACCGACCTACCGGATAAATACGTTCTTTGCAGGCATTGATGACCAATCCCATTACGGTTTTGCGCCCCAGCGGATCATCCATCGTAGTAATGAATCCCTTCGGTTTATTCAAAAGCACGTAACGTTTGGTCTCAGCATTGATCGTTTCACCGTCATACTGTACTTTGTCCCCTTTCTTGATCTTGTACCCCAATTCGGTAACGATCTCACCGTTTACGGAAACAACTCCGGTCTGGATCAATACATCAGCCTCTCTGCGGGAGCAAACTCCGGCATTCGACAAGTATTTGTTCAAACGGACATCTTCTTCGTT encodes:
- a CDS encoding pseudouridine synthase, with amino-acid sequence MNTRKTGTGKGRTTTGRGSKPTSSRTGKPAPKGAKPKSASKPAAAAEGSSKPHFKPKVRKGDPLPTFNEEDVRLNKYLSNAGVCSRREADVLIQTGVVSVNGEIVTELGYKIKKGDKVQYDGETINAETKRYVLLNKPKGFITTMDDPLGRKTVMGLVINACKERIYPVGRLDRDTTGLLLFTNDGDMAKKLTHPRYEATKIYHVETDKPVQKEHLELLMRGIELEDGRIQADKAEYVTDGKSGREVGIEIHSGKNRIVRRMFEKLGYEVVKLDRVQFASLTKKDLPRGYYRHLTEKEVSFLKMTK
- the lysS gene encoding lysine--tRNA ligase, with amino-acid sequence MSQELSEQEIQRRQTLQHLRDAGIDPYPAALYPVTDYSASIKNNFEEGKIVCLAGRMMSQRVMGKASFAELQDSEGRIQVYFNRDEICPGEDKMLYNDLFKKWLDLGDFIGIKGEVFKTQVGEVSVNVKEFQLLSKSLKPLPLPKTDAEGNVHDAFTDPELRYRQRYVDLVVNPQVKEVFVKRTKLFSAMRNFFNDAGYMEVETPILQAIPGGASARPFITHHNALDIPLYMRIANELYLKRLIVGGFDGVYEFSKNFRNEGMDRTHNPEFTAMEIYVSYKDYNWMMDFTERLLEHCATAVNGTAECTFGEHKISFKAPYKRVTMRQSIIDFTGFDIAGKSEDELRAAAKGMGIQVDETMGKGKLIDEIFGEKCEGNYIQPTFITDYPKEMSPLCKTHRDNPELTERFELMVCGKEIANAYSELNDPIDQRERFEDQVRLSEKGDDEANGLIDQDFLRALEYGMPPTSGLGIGMDRLIMYLTNNPSIQEVLFFPQMRPEKVVKVVLNENEQLIFDIMQREKSMNLLTLKESVNLSNKAWDTSIKGLTKHGLLKVTKTDDILNVDLVG
- a CDS encoding FG-GAP-like repeat-containing protein; protein product: MKINFTFFLLLGIPAISQAQNTCATALSIMPATTYVVTAVDGTDVPTLVCTTNGTGQTAGEWYTYTPNDDYTVTLTTDLPASNGTDTRFHVYSGVCGALTCVTGDDDSGSGLTSLATFNVTSGTTYTIAFDNRWSSNGFSFKLTESPIVVPPTPPITFTASTFPTVSGTYGLATTDMNGDFLDDIVTVSSSSVQILYQQTNGSFTTTNIPTSTTMFQPSWSMAIGDIDKNGFNDMLYGSGSGVTFMKANATGTAYTEISGTEYVFCQRTNFVDINNDGNLDAFSCHDIDPNVYYINDGSGNLTFHTGGLGDHPEGGNYGSIWMDYDNDGDQDLYIAKCRGGASTAKIDELHRNDGGGVFTDVSTAAGMANPSQSWSSAWNDYNNDGWMDALVGASSTDDGGHFLMKNNGDGTFTDITSGSGWDVNTSLSIEHVSFDFDNDGYTDVMGGGNKIMFGNGDMTFYPIVYAFQSGSVGDLNNDGFLDVRNGNTVYMANPNGNNWITINLQGIQSNYNGIGARVEIYGSWGKQIRDIRSGDGFRYMNTLNAHFGLGTATVIDSLFIKWPSGHVDQINNPTINEPITVVEGSHPLSLLEVDGKKIILSPNPTTDYLTIENFDLLDASSIQVYSQLGERVINTDKKDSKLSLAGLTSGRYFLVIQTKNGEKYSESFIKM